A single window of Armatimonadota bacterium DNA harbors:
- the tilS gene encoding tRNA lysidine(34) synthetase TilS, with protein sequence MVPGADLVDKVERTVQAHRLLDPGDGVVVAVSGGPDSVALLHALAELAPRWGWRLHVAHLNHRLRPEAGDEAAFVREIATGLGLEATVEEADVRALAASEKRSLEDAGRRARYAFFARVAALAGYRRVATAHTRDDLVETMVMRLLQGAAWDEAGGIPIRRPLGPAAVVRPLLECTRQEVVAFLRLRGIAWRDDPSNRDLRYLRNRIRWEVLPVFDRQFPALREVLADLGHLTARVSAWLDDLAAEALAREAAPVPGGVRLPVAAFVRHAPPVRRRLLRLAVAQVTGTSASMTRVEESGAYDVALGRPGRQATGAGWVVRRAYEAVEVVAPPPPPDSREYRLPVPGRVTAEALGVEVRAEVVDREGVAHLETTPALAYLDAAAAGSELVVRPWRRGDRIVPLGLPGSRKVHDIYVDAKVPRWQRPRMPVVTDAAGRILWVVGHRVAEAARVTERSRQVVRLRVEPLRPA encoded by the coding sequence GTGGTACCTGGGGCCGACCTGGTTGACAAGGTAGAGCGCACCGTGCAGGCCCACCGGCTGCTGGACCCCGGGGACGGCGTGGTGGTCGCCGTCTCCGGCGGTCCCGATTCGGTGGCGCTGTTGCACGCGCTGGCGGAGCTGGCGCCCCGGTGGGGGTGGCGGCTGCACGTCGCCCACCTCAACCACCGCCTGCGGCCCGAGGCCGGGGATGAGGCCGCCTTCGTGCGGGAGATCGCCACCGGTCTGGGACTGGAGGCGACGGTCGAGGAGGCGGATGTCCGCGCGCTGGCGGCGTCCGAGAAGCGTTCCCTGGAGGACGCCGGCCGCCGGGCCCGCTACGCGTTCTTCGCCCGCGTGGCCGCGCTGGCGGGGTACCGGCGGGTGGCCACCGCCCACACCCGGGACGACCTGGTCGAGACCATGGTGATGCGGCTGCTGCAGGGGGCGGCGTGGGACGAGGCCGGGGGAATCCCGATTCGGCGGCCGCTGGGGCCGGCGGCGGTGGTGCGGCCCCTGCTGGAGTGCACCCGGCAGGAGGTGGTGGCGTTCCTGCGCCTGCGGGGAATCGCCTGGCGGGACGACCCGAGCAACCGCGATCTGCGCTACCTCCGCAATCGGATCCGCTGGGAGGTCCTGCCGGTCTTCGACCGCCAGTTTCCGGCGCTGCGGGAGGTTCTGGCCGACCTGGGCCACCTGACCGCCCGGGTGTCGGCGTGGCTGGACGACCTGGCGGCGGAGGCGCTGGCCCGGGAGGCGGCTCCCGTGCCCGGAGGGGTGCGCCTGCCGGTCGCCGCGTTCGTCCGCCACGCGCCGCCGGTGCGGCGACGGCTGCTGCGCCTGGCCGTGGCGCAGGTCACCGGAACATCCGCATCCATGACTCGCGTTGAAGAAAGTGGGGCATACGACGTGGCCCTGGGACGGCCTGGCCGGCAGGCGACGGGCGCGGGCTGGGTGGTGCGCCGGGCCTACGAGGCGGTGGAGGTGGTGGCGCCCCCGCCGCCGCCCGACAGCCGCGAATATCGCCTCCCGGTGCCCGGCCGGGTGACGGCGGAGGCTCTGGGCGTGGAGGTGCGCGCCGAGGTCGTGGACCGGGAGGGGGTCGCCCATCTTGAGACCACCCCCGCCCTGGCCTATCTGGACGCCGCAGCGGCGGGCAGCGAACTGGTCGTGCGGCCCTGGAGGCGGGGCGACCGGATCGTCCCGCTGGGTCTGCCGGGCAGCCGCAAGGTGCATGACATCTATGTGGACGCCAAGGTCCCGCGCTGGCAGCGTCCCCGCATGCCCGTGGTGACCGACGCCGCCGGCCGGATCCTGTGGGTGGTGGGTCACCGCGTGGCCGAAGCGGCCCGGGTGACCGAGCGCAGCCGGCAGGTGGTGCGTCTGCGGGTCGAGCCTCTGCGGCCGGCTTGA
- the ftsH gene encoding ATP-dependent zinc metalloprotease FtsH, whose amino-acid sequence MNRYLRNLAVWAIILAVVLYFFLPLYRTRGPREEISYTQFLQHARAGRIVEVTIGDETVSGRLRDGQTFRTYVPPGDTSYLALLQSGGVQIHVEPKSRTTLWPSLLSTMLPIFLLIGLWLLMLRQAQSGSNQAMSFGKSRARLHTENRPKVTFDDVAGVDEAKEELQEIIEFLKHPKKFQALGAKIPRGVLLVGPPGSGKTLLAKAVAGEAGVPFFSISGSEFVEMFVGVGASRVRDLFDQAKKSAPCLVFIDEIDAVGRQRGAGLGGGHDEREQTLNQLLVEMDGFDPNAGIIVIAATNRPDILDPALLRPGRFDRRVVVDNPDSKGRRAILDVHVRGKPLAEDVDLDLLAKHTPGFSGADLANLVNEAALLAARRNKKKITMAEMEEAIERVIAGPQRRSRILSAKEREIAAYHEGGHALLGKLLPNADPPHKVTILPRGMALGYVISAPPEDKYTYTKSELLDRITAMLGGRVAEELVFNEVTTGAQNDFEQATELARKMVTEFGMSEKLGPLSLGKRHGPVFLGRDLVETRNYSEEIAYEIDKEVRRIIDECYERARDLLQANRDRLERLARALLEHESLEGEEIDRALAGEPVERPARPAPAGRPAAEAPRPEVPLPAPSPTLKPKPEAS is encoded by the coding sequence ATTAACCGGTACCTGCGCAATCTGGCCGTGTGGGCGATCATCCTGGCGGTCGTCCTGTACTTCTTCCTGCCCCTGTACCGCACCCGCGGCCCCCGCGAGGAGATCTCCTACACCCAGTTCCTCCAGCACGCCCGGGCGGGGCGCATCGTCGAGGTGACCATCGGCGACGAGACCGTGTCGGGCCGGCTGCGGGACGGCCAGACCTTCCGGACATACGTGCCGCCGGGGGACACCTCGTACCTGGCGCTGCTGCAGTCCGGGGGCGTCCAGATCCACGTGGAGCCCAAGTCCCGGACCACCCTGTGGCCGAGCCTGCTGTCCACCATGCTGCCCATCTTCCTGCTCATCGGCCTGTGGCTGCTCATGCTGCGGCAGGCCCAGAGCGGGAGCAACCAGGCCATGTCGTTCGGCAAGAGCCGGGCGCGCCTGCACACCGAGAACCGACCCAAGGTGACGTTCGACGACGTGGCGGGGGTGGACGAGGCCAAGGAGGAGCTGCAGGAGATCATCGAGTTCCTCAAGCACCCCAAGAAGTTCCAGGCCCTGGGGGCCAAGATCCCGCGGGGGGTCCTGCTGGTGGGGCCGCCGGGCAGCGGCAAGACCCTGCTGGCCAAGGCAGTGGCCGGGGAGGCCGGGGTGCCGTTCTTCTCCATCTCCGGGTCGGAGTTCGTGGAGATGTTCGTGGGGGTGGGGGCCAGCCGGGTCCGCGACCTGTTTGACCAGGCCAAGAAGAGCGCGCCGTGCCTGGTGTTCATCGACGAGATCGACGCCGTGGGGCGCCAGCGGGGGGCCGGCCTGGGCGGGGGCCACGACGAGCGCGAGCAGACTCTCAACCAGCTCCTGGTGGAGATGGACGGCTTCGACCCCAACGCCGGCATCATCGTCATCGCGGCCACCAACCGGCCCGACATCCTGGACCCGGCGCTGCTGCGGCCCGGGCGGTTTGACCGGCGGGTGGTGGTGGACAACCCGGACAGCAAGGGGCGGCGGGCCATCCTGGACGTCCACGTGCGGGGCAAGCCGCTGGCCGAGGACGTGGACCTGGACCTGCTGGCCAAGCACACCCCGGGCTTTTCCGGCGCCGACCTCGCCAACCTGGTGAACGAGGCGGCCCTGCTGGCCGCCCGGCGCAACAAGAAGAAGATCACCATGGCCGAGATGGAGGAGGCCATCGAGCGGGTCATCGCCGGGCCTCAGCGGCGCAGCCGCATCCTCAGTGCCAAGGAGCGGGAGATCGCCGCCTACCACGAGGGCGGCCACGCCCTGCTGGGCAAACTGCTCCCCAACGCCGACCCGCCCCACAAGGTGACCATCCTCCCCCGGGGGATGGCCCTGGGCTACGTGATCTCGGCCCCGCCCGAGGACAAGTACACCTACACCAAGAGCGAGCTGCTGGACCGCATCACCGCCATGCTGGGCGGGCGGGTGGCGGAGGAGCTGGTGTTCAACGAGGTCACCACCGGGGCCCAGAACGACTTCGAGCAGGCCACCGAACTGGCCCGCAAGATGGTCACCGAATTCGGAATGAGCGAGAAGCTGGGTCCCCTGTCCCTGGGCAAGCGGCACGGCCCGGTGTTCCTGGGGCGGGACCTGGTGGAGACCCGCAACTACAGCGAGGAGATCGCCTACGAGATCGACAAGGAGGTCCGGCGCATCATCGACGAGTGCTACGAGCGCGCCCGCGACCTGCTGCAGGCCAACCGGGACCGGCTGGAGCGCCTGGCCCGGGCCCTGCTGGAGCACGAGAGCCTGGAGGGCGAGGAGATCGACCGGGCCCTGGCCGGTGAACCCGTGGAGCGCCCGGCCCGCCCGGCGCCCGCCGGCCGGCCGGCGGCAGAGGCTCCCCGCCCCGAAGTGCCTCTGCCGGCCCCCAGTCCCACCCTCAAGCCCAAGCCCGAGGCGTCCTAG
- a CDS encoding ECF transporter S component, whose protein sequence is MSTRQIAYAAVLAALYVVVGQVVRYLPNPMVPGAIIALNMVVVVIAGILLGPAAGALVGLVGTGINGFFTPAGNAFERVAVIPHAVMGLAAGVVGRRSVLAGAFTILVGHALNILGFIAAGLLPASEIAGAVFVYGLAFETVVDVVVILLAVPLLRPLVTRT, encoded by the coding sequence ATGTCCACCCGCCAGATTGCCTACGCCGCAGTGCTGGCCGCCCTGTACGTGGTGGTGGGACAGGTGGTGCGCTACCTGCCCAACCCCATGGTCCCCGGGGCCATCATCGCTCTGAACATGGTGGTGGTGGTGATCGCCGGGATCCTGCTGGGGCCGGCCGCCGGAGCCCTGGTGGGCCTGGTGGGCACCGGCATCAATGGCTTTTTCACGCCCGCAGGGAACGCGTTCGAGCGCGTGGCCGTCATCCCTCATGCCGTCATGGGCCTGGCGGCCGGGGTCGTGGGTCGCCGGTCCGTCCTGGCCGGCGCCTTCACGATCCTGGTGGGGCACGCGCTCAACATCCTGGGGTTCATCGCCGCGGGCCTGCTGCCGGCCTCGGAGATCGCCGGGGCGGTCTTCGTCTACGGGCTGGCCTTTGAGACGGTGGTGGATGTGGTGGTGATTCTGCTGGCGGTGCCGCTCCTGCGGCCGCTGGTGACCCGGACCTGA
- a CDS encoding isochorismatase family cysteine hydrolase gives MPTVEAPEYQVERRVLVDPRTTALVIVDMQNDFVTDGGALVVPQARETIPAIQRLLSLARGHGMAVFFTQDTHDPGDIEFAIWGQHVVRGSWGWQIVDELAPRPGERVIQKLRYDGFFGTSLDHELRLRGITTVIVCGTVANICVLHTAGSAAIRGYRVILPIDAISALTPFDLQVAIRQTSFLYRGTITTSDAIQVAA, from the coding sequence ATGCCGACGGTCGAGGCGCCGGAGTATCAGGTGGAACGGCGCGTACTCGTCGACCCCAGGACGACCGCGCTGGTCATCGTGGACATGCAGAACGACTTCGTCACGGATGGTGGGGCGCTGGTCGTGCCCCAGGCCCGCGAGACCATCCCCGCCATCCAGCGGCTGCTGTCCCTGGCCCGGGGGCACGGGATGGCGGTGTTCTTCACCCAGGACACCCACGACCCCGGAGACATCGAATTCGCCATCTGGGGCCAGCACGTGGTGCGGGGCAGCTGGGGCTGGCAGATCGTGGACGAGCTGGCGCCGCGGCCCGGGGAACGGGTGATCCAGAAGCTGCGCTATGATGGCTTCTTTGGGACATCCCTCGACCATGAACTGCGCCTGCGGGGCATCACCACGGTGATCGTGTGCGGGACCGTGGCCAACATCTGCGTCCTCCATACGGCCGGCAGCGCCGCGATCCGGGGGTATCGGGTGATCCTGCCCATCGACGCCATCTCCGCGCTGACGCCGTTTGACCTGCAGGTGGCCATCCGGCAGACGTCGTTCCTGTACCGGGGGACCATCACCACGTCCGATGCGATTCAGGTGGCAGCGTAA